The DNA region GCGCCCTGCTGGCCCGGCACTATCGCGGTGATGATCGCGCCACCGACGATCTGGCCCCGCTGGGCACCGACGACACCGTCGTGAAACGGGCTCGTGCCCTGCACTCCCGCATCCGGGAACAGCAACGTCCCCGGGCCGAACTGGATTCGGCGCTGCTGCTGTCCGAATGCCTGTCCGCGGCGGGCTGGCTGGGCGAGTCGATCGCGGTTCTCACGCCGGTGGTGATCCGCTGCGCGGAGCTGCGCTGGTCGCGGCCGCTGCTCGACGCTGGTCCCGGCGTGCTGAACATCCTGCGGACGCTGCGGCACGAGATGCCGCTGGGTTCCGGGGCCGAGCAGGAGGGTCCGCGCCGTTTCCTGGAGTCGCTGCTGTAGGTCCGGCCGCCTGCTGTAGGACGGGTCGCAGGGTATTCACAGCGTTTCTCGAGGAACGGCGGACACAATCGCCGTCGTGTTGTCCACACATGCGCCGATGCAGTCCCCGCCCCTCGGGCCGCCACCCGCACCGCAGGCCCCCGCCGCGCGGACCGGGTATCCGGGCTTCCACCACGGGGTTTCACTGCTGCACGGGTGGGTGCCGCAGGTGGTGGCGTTCGTGGCGGTGCTGCTGGTGGTGATCGCGTTCGCGCGGGCCACCCGGCGCTGGTGGGTGCTGTGGATGCCGGTGTGCGCGGTGGCGGGCGTGGTGGCGGCCTGGGCGGCCTGGGATTTCACCGCCGATCAGGGGCTGGCCTCGGATCCGGCGCCGGTGCTGTTGTGGGCGTGCGTCGGGCTGACGGCCGCTGGACTGGTGGCCGCGGTGGTGGGGTTGCGGACCGGGGGCTGGTGGCAGCGGATCGCGGCGGTGCTGGCGGTGCCGGTGGCGTTGCTGTACACGGGCGTGGTGCTCAATCAGTGGGTCGGCTATTACCCGACCGTGCAGGCGGCGTGGGATGCGCTGAACGCGGATCCGCTGCCGCATCAGGTCGACGCGGACGAGCTGCCCGAGTTGCGCGATACCGATGTGGGGACCGGCCGGATCGTGGAGGTCGATATTCCGGAGGCGGGCAGCGACTTCCGGCATCGGCAGGAGTACGTGTACCTGCCGCCCGCCTGGTTCGCCGGTGACAAGCCGCCCGCGCTGCCGACGGTCATGATGATCGGCGGCGAATTCAACACCCCGGCCGATTGGGTGCGCAGCGGCCAGATCATGCCCGCCGTGGACGCGTTCGCGGCCAAGAACGGCGGGGTGACGCCGGTGCTGGTGTTCGTCGATTCCGGCGGCAGTTTCAACAACGACACCGAGTGCGTGAACGGTCCGCGCGGCAATGCGGCCGATCACCTGACCAAGGACGTGCCCGGGTATCTGGAGTCCGAGTTCGGCGTCGCCAAGGATCCGGCGCAGTGGGCGGTGGTCGGCTGGTCCATGGGCGGCACCTGCGCGGTCGACCTGGCGGTGATGCACCCGGAGTTGTTCGGCACCTTCGTCGACATCGCCGGCGACCTGGGCCCGACCTCGGGCACCAAGGAGCAGACCATCAAGCGCCTCTACGGCGGAAACGCCGACGCCTGGACACAATTCGACCCGATAACCGTCATGCAGCGGCATGGGTCCTATACCGGCATGGTCGGGGTCTTCGACGATCTGACCGCACCCAAGCGCGGCAACGGCCAGCAGCAGAGCAATGGCCAGCAGCAGGGCAACGGTCAACAGCACCCCGGTCAGCAGCCCGCGGGCCAGCAGAAGATGAACTTCCCCGGCGCGCCCAAGGTGACCGAGGATCAGATCGGCAAGGGCGGCCGGGACGGCGTCCAGGACACCAATGAGGAAGGTGCGGCCGAGCAGCTG from Nocardia tengchongensis includes:
- a CDS encoding alpha/beta hydrolase family protein, which codes for MQSPPLGPPPAPQAPAARTGYPGFHHGVSLLHGWVPQVVAFVAVLLVVIAFARATRRWWVLWMPVCAVAGVVAAWAAWDFTADQGLASDPAPVLLWACVGLTAAGLVAAVVGLRTGGWWQRIAAVLAVPVALLYTGVVLNQWVGYYPTVQAAWDALNADPLPHQVDADELPELRDTDVGTGRIVEVDIPEAGSDFRHRQEYVYLPPAWFAGDKPPALPTVMMIGGEFNTPADWVRSGQIMPAVDAFAAKNGGVTPVLVFVDSGGSFNNDTECVNGPRGNAADHLTKDVPGYLESEFGVAKDPAQWAVVGWSMGGTCAVDLAVMHPELFGTFVDIAGDLGPTSGTKEQTIKRLYGGNADAWTQFDPITVMQRHGSYTGMVGVFDDLTAPKRGNGQQQSNGQQQGNGQQHPGQQPAGQQKMNFPGAPKVTEDQIGKGGRDGVQDTNEEGAAEQLCDEGRKVGIDCTVHTTVGGHTWQFAASAFTSTFPWLTARLGIPVPGLSS